TGGCCGGCTAATGTGCATGGTGTGCGGAGGAGAGCTACCCTCCCTTCACCTTGACCACATCAAGAGCCATGTCCTGGACACCCACCCTAACTCCCTGGTCTACAGCTCAGAGGAGAAGCACTGCATCCTTCAGGCCTGGGCTCAGACTCATGGTGAGAACAGACAGCACAACACCGCATGcactcaaaaacaaaatgtgaaaagggTTTGACCAATTAATCTCATCATTTAcgcccaatcccatttcaccccttagccctatCCCTCTGTTCTGTGGGTTCCCATGTAGGGGACAGCTGTGGGATGGAGGGTTAGGGCCAAGTGTAGTGCTCGTCTTTTCTGCATTGATAATCCCGTTTTTTCAAGAAGATACACgatgcacttgattgaacccGCGTATAGCAGAGATGTTTCTGAActgaactgctcctctaataacaaaccTTCCTCTCGGGGGTTGCCTACAGACCACTGGTAGCAGTCAGAAGCTGTGTACTTTTGATTTATACGTGAAATAATGacgagcatccaagcttttcgatttcaaatgtcattgattcacctgcattagcatatactgtatgttataggtttgtcactttagtaactgcaagaTATAGCATTGGTTTAGTTAAGATCCCAACAATGTTATAACAATTACATCCCCGGCAACTTTTTGTCACGTCTGTTTACATCGatgactactgatgacgtgtcgacttcttgaagggctgtcccaattcatAGGAGAAGATAACCCTCGATAAGCCCCGGgtaggggtaggggtagggagaatgggtgaaatgggattgggccttagtcTTATCTGTCTGAACTTTGAAATGTATTGATATCACAAGCACAAACCCACCCAACCATTTTTATGACTACTTATCTGGATGCTATCTAGATAACATAATGAGCCAAGCACCCTGGACATCCTGTCCCCCTCTTGAATCTTACAACACTGCCTCCCAACCACAGTTCCTGATTGTATTAGTATGCTCCTCAATGATTGTTTGGTTTGATCATTCAGGGCCTTTCCAAGAGTTTCTGACAGCGTCACAGTCCCAAAACCTCATGTGAACTgtagacagaaaaaaatacatctttttATGTGCTTAATATTTCACACAATATGTTTCTCTGCTCCACAACAGAAGATTCAGAAAACTCAATCAAATCAGAGCCCAGCACCAAAGAAGAAGGCATGGACCTATTTGCTCAGGATGCGGAGGCCATCCAGATCAACACTGACTTGTACCCAGAAAGTGATGGCACTTTAACTCAGGAAACGTGTCTCATTGGTGAGGACGGCGGCGTAGGAGCTCCACAGCAGGGATCCCAGCCCCTTCGTCAGCCCAGGAAGAGGCGGCTGCCTGGGGGCGACCCATGGCGGCTCCGCCTCGACTACCTGGTGGCCTACGGGCCTCAGGGCCAGGACACGTTCTGCATGGTGTGTTCTCAGGTCCTGCACGAAACCAAGGTCAGCAGCTTCCGGCGCCACATAAAGGAATGTCACCCCGAGACCACAACCCTCAGCCGACAAGAAAGGGAAGCCATGGCTGCTGCCTGGACCAAAGATTATTCTAGTGAAGACATGCAAACTGAAGATGGTGAGATGATTTCAGCCAATGTTACATGTCACTATGAAACAGAATATTCTCCAATATTAACAAAAGGTCAGCTGAATAGAGAGGTCTTGTTTTCACTAGAGACAGAGCTCCATTCCTGTGTTATCCCTCTTTCCTGATCTGCTCAGTTTTGTTCtgcttttaaatgaataatctaaaatgtttatttctttacttgATCAATTTATTATACATTTCATTTCCACAGCACCTATTGAACTAGCACAACACATTCATAGCAGACTCACCTGTTTGATGCtcttagtttttcttttctaatcaTTTCCAATTGCTTTTTAGCTGTAGTTATCAAGttagtgtaaaaaaacaacacttccTGCACAGATGTCACATTTCAAGCTTTACATTAGAGTACACTTTAATTTAGTTCCTTCGATCCAATGTTTACTTGTTTTGATAAGAACGGGAGCTACAAATTGTCTTAAACCAGAGGTGCATGTTCGAAGAACATTACAATATGTTCACAGTTCTGTGGTATAAGGGCTTAAGGTTACTTTTCTTTggttattgttttttcaaagaaGTGATACTGAAGTTATGGACAAGGCATTTTAGATCTTCAGGAGTGATGAGTTACACTGACAGAAGCTTCACAGACTAAAAACAGTGAGTGGAATAAACTAGTGAATAAAAAGGTGAGTCAGTACATGACTGACGGAACTAGTGCAGTGGAAATAAACATTACATTGAATTTATCATGTGAGCCTTTAGATTCTTTGAGATGAACTCGCTGACATAGCTACACTAACATTACTGTCGCTAATCTGGCGCCGACCTTTCAACATTTATGACATTTTGAAGACACTGTGTGCAGAAGTAGCAGCTCCAGTCAGCTGATTCATAACCGAGCGGGGTCCACGCATCGATGTAGTCACTTCTCTTACATTAAAATCAACTTCTGATTTGCATCAATCACTTGTTATAACCTAAAGTTTATAACTTGATGTGATAAAATAGGATGAATATAGTGTGTGCTAGTCTCATTGGTGATGGAGCCTGGTAAAACATACAAATCTTCATATACTACATCTTAAAGACACAATACGACATAGAAACCTGTAAGAAGAGCAGCTTTGACTGTTAAAAGGTTTTGGCAGAGGAAATAGACAAGAATATCAAAGtaatatagtttatttattaatatatttgtttttgcagaaatCAACCTTAGAGAAGCTACTACAGGGGAGACATGTGAGGACGCCTGCCCAGATATCACAACACCCAGTAAGACggtgaagaaggaggaaggtGTGGGTGGACGAAGGGTGAAAGTGAAGGACAGCAGCAACGCGGCCACACCTTCTCGCCACAGCCATTACCCCGGGAAGGACCAGAGGAGGAACTACCAGGTGCGTTGGCGGATGGAATACCTGATGGACTACGACTGCAGGAGACACGGGCTGATCTGCATAGTGTGTGGAGCCACTCTGGCCACGTTGAAGGTCAGCACCATCAAGAGGCACATCCAGCAGGTGCACCCCCACTCTCTGGACTACAACccggaggagaagcagcaggctATGCTGAGCTACAACCAGATCGCCTTGCACTTCACCCACTCCGATGACTGCTTCTCCTCCCAGGACCACGGGCACACAGAGCTGGCTCCCACTCCAGCACACTTTGGCACTTAAAAAAAGggcttctgtctgtgtctcctcagaCGTCCCATGTCCAGAAACAGCCCTTCATTGTCTTTGTTACAGGGACGTTCAGATCAAACATGGTCTTACTGTCCTATTCCTGCTCCTTGTCTTCTTTAACTTTGTTACCAAATCTATACAATCAGGTGACTAGCTGTCTCAATGGTCAGAAATATGAGAGTAAGGCCCAGGTTGAGAAACACAAGAATTCTAAATCTGAGAGTACTGTTGTAGGTGAAGGTGCAGATTGCAACTGCTGCAAAGGAAATGAGACAACCTAAAATGTCATGGCCTGAAAAAAACTCAAAGTCCAGCCACTCGTTTGAAACTAAAGCCTTATTTGCACGGGACCAGTATTACACAAGGACCTCATGGGATTGTTTAGGAGCTGCACATTTGCGTGGATGCACAAAATCTGAGCTTTACAGATATGTCTGTCAAATCCTAATCCTTTTTTAACAAGCGATACCATTGTTACCATAGATAACAATACTGACCCAGTAGTTAATGCTATCCCGACCCTATAGTATGTGTATTGGAATACCAAGGGGtcttatacatatataatatgtatatgcacacacacacacacacacacacacacatctgattAATCAGATCATCATCAGTCCGCTTAAATGTGGGCAAATATATACATGGAACGACACAGATGACATACTCTGTAGATTGTGTTTTTAAGGATACATATTAAATACTGAATGGGATCCCCAGTTAAGGGCCCAGTCAGACCAACATTTATGATTTCACAGCTAAATTGTTGTGTTCAGTGGAATTTCTCACAGAACCTTTGACATCCAAATATGTTCCACTGACCAAAAATCAAACTGTCAGGACATTGTTGACCTTTGAGGGAACGGAGAGCTGGATTGCAAGCTAACATATTAGCTGGGTCGGACcttcttcttttaaaataatcCCCTGCCCAGAGACTAAAGCTCCACGACCGAGGCATTCACCGTATTCGCATGGCGTGTATTTAACCACCTCCCAGTGTGATACCAGAGGAAATTAGTTCCTATGAAATTTTAACAGCATGGCTTCAAAAAACTCCGACgtttcactcacatgtggctgCTGGCGCTAACATGCTCCTGTCAGCTCAGTAGCTACAAGCTAGCTTCACCAGTGGTTACTTTATGTTGTCAGCACCACATGTttcacaaggacacacacatccTATCTGCTGTTCTGGTCTGACCAGGGTCTAAAATACTGAAAATGGGGCTTTAGACGTTCAAACTCCTTCTTGCCTCGTCGTACACTTCCAACACCGAATGGGTCCCTggacttttagtttttaatgacTGTCATCATGTTTCCCCTCTTGCCCATGTGTTCAGGTCTGGCTTGTTTCTGGTTGGGGCCAGAGTCTGTTGTTCTCAGGAACTTTAGAAACAGAACCTTCGGCGAGGCCGGGTTGAATTAGTTTGATGATAATGTGTCTGAAGACAACACAGCACTTTGCCCTAAAAAATGTACTAAACCCCAGCTTTCCTTCTGTACAGCTAATAGAATGAGACTGTGTTTGATGTTATTGCTGAAGACAATGAATGCCAGCGTGCAGTCAATGAGTTTCGATCTCCTTAATGTATTTAATTCCTTGTTTACAGCGGAGGAgacatcctcctctctctcacccattATAATGAGATATGTTATCTCTCTTGTCATTTTGCATTGTTGCTACGTCGACCTGCATCCGTTTCAGCATCCACAACTCATGTTAGCCAAAagctgcacaaaaaaaagaatatgtaAATACTTatatgaaatatttgaattatttttccTTTATACAAGCACTTTTATGCACCCTGGTTTctacaaaacatgtttgtaaCTATGTCCAGTTTTTCTACTTCATTCAAGATTTCAACAGTGTTTGTAAACGGCTGGAGAACAGCCTGCTGGACTTCACTTTGAAAAG
The genomic region above belongs to Hippoglossus hippoglossus isolate fHipHip1 chromosome 18, fHipHip1.pri, whole genome shotgun sequence and contains:
- the si:dkey-106g10.7 gene encoding uncharacterized protein C11orf95 homolog isoform X1; this encodes MEEAESGGPEPEPRCAEQTELLSLIISGEEEATPEESELGEEDGLANGHGEEESGADMVTPVRSPCTSYWSITEGPDHPLLLSLAPGPSGRKPRVQRASRPGLSRIPGRDHRRYYHEYWRSEYLMDFDPQRHGMICMVCGSSLATLKLSTIKRHIRQKHPDSLLWSAADKEVIRSGWESHLSLGGSQRSYSSAAGPLQQEEEEQLDSGQHAAGDLLDPVTPHEQPQQALSLSPQSEEVEAPQTQEEDEQDLSGPSAQTLERYLNDSLHAWFRQEFLMEYEAEAGRLMCMVCGGELPSLHLDHIKSHVLDTHPNSLVYSSEEKHCILQAWAQTHEDSENSIKSEPSTKEEGMDLFAQDAEAIQINTDLYPESDGTLTQETCLIGEDGGVGAPQQGSQPLRQPRKRRLPGGDPWRLRLDYLVAYGPQGQDTFCMVCSQVLHETKVSSFRRHIKECHPETTTLSRQEREAMAAAWTKDYSSEDMQTEDEINLREATTGETCEDACPDITTPSKTVKKEEGVGGRRVKVKDSSNAATPSRHSHYPGKDQRRNYQVRWRMEYLMDYDCRRHGLICIVCGATLATLKVSTIKRHIQQVHPHSLDYNPEEKQQAMLSYNQIALHFTHSDDCFSSQDHGHTELAPTPAHFGT
- the si:dkey-106g10.7 gene encoding uncharacterized protein C11orf95 homolog isoform X2 gives rise to the protein MEEAESGGPEPEPRCAEQTELLSLIISGEEEATPEESELGEEDGLANGHGEEESGADMVTPVRSPCTSYWSITEGPDHPLLLSLAPGPSGRKPRVQRASRPGLSRIPGRDHRRYYHEYWRSEYLMDFDPQRHGMICMVCGSSLATLKLSTIKRHIRQKHPDSLLWSAADKEVIRSGWESHLSLGGSQRSYSSAAGPLQQEEEEQLDSGQHAADLLDPVTPHEQPQQALSLSPQSEEVEAPQTQEEDEQDLSGPSAQTLERYLNDSLHAWFRQEFLMEYEAEAGRLMCMVCGGELPSLHLDHIKSHVLDTHPNSLVYSSEEKHCILQAWAQTHEDSENSIKSEPSTKEEGMDLFAQDAEAIQINTDLYPESDGTLTQETCLIGEDGGVGAPQQGSQPLRQPRKRRLPGGDPWRLRLDYLVAYGPQGQDTFCMVCSQVLHETKVSSFRRHIKECHPETTTLSRQEREAMAAAWTKDYSSEDMQTEDEINLREATTGETCEDACPDITTPSKTVKKEEGVGGRRVKVKDSSNAATPSRHSHYPGKDQRRNYQVRWRMEYLMDYDCRRHGLICIVCGATLATLKVSTIKRHIQQVHPHSLDYNPEEKQQAMLSYNQIALHFTHSDDCFSSQDHGHTELAPTPAHFGT
- the si:dkey-106g10.7 gene encoding uncharacterized protein C11orf95 homolog isoform X4, whose translation is MEEAESGGPEPEPRCAEQTELLSLIISGEEEATPEESELGEDGLANGHGEEESGADMVTPVRSPCTSYWSITEGPDHPLLLSLAPGPSGRKPRVQRASRPGLSRIPGRDHRRYYHEYWRSEYLMDFDPQRHGMICMVCGSSLATLKLSTIKRHIRQKHPDSLLWSAADKEVIRSGWESHLSLGGSQRSYSSAAGPLQQEEEEQLDSGQHAADLLDPVTPHEQPQQALSLSPQSEEVEAPQTQEEDEQDLSGPSAQTLERYLNDSLHAWFRQEFLMEYEAEAGRLMCMVCGGELPSLHLDHIKSHVLDTHPNSLVYSSEEKHCILQAWAQTHEDSENSIKSEPSTKEEGMDLFAQDAEAIQINTDLYPESDGTLTQETCLIGEDGGVGAPQQGSQPLRQPRKRRLPGGDPWRLRLDYLVAYGPQGQDTFCMVCSQVLHETKVSSFRRHIKECHPETTTLSRQEREAMAAAWTKDYSSEDMQTEDEINLREATTGETCEDACPDITTPSKTVKKEEGVGGRRVKVKDSSNAATPSRHSHYPGKDQRRNYQVRWRMEYLMDYDCRRHGLICIVCGATLATLKVSTIKRHIQQVHPHSLDYNPEEKQQAMLSYNQIALHFTHSDDCFSSQDHGHTELAPTPAHFGT
- the si:dkey-106g10.7 gene encoding uncharacterized protein C11orf95 homolog isoform X3, with the translated sequence MEEAESGGPEPEPRCAEQTELLSLIISGEEEATPEESELGEDGLANGHGEEESGADMVTPVRSPCTSYWSITEGPDHPLLLSLAPGPSGRKPRVQRASRPGLSRIPGRDHRRYYHEYWRSEYLMDFDPQRHGMICMVCGSSLATLKLSTIKRHIRQKHPDSLLWSAADKEVIRSGWESHLSLGGSQRSYSSAAGPLQQEEEEQLDSGQHAAGDLLDPVTPHEQPQQALSLSPQSEEVEAPQTQEEDEQDLSGPSAQTLERYLNDSLHAWFRQEFLMEYEAEAGRLMCMVCGGELPSLHLDHIKSHVLDTHPNSLVYSSEEKHCILQAWAQTHEDSENSIKSEPSTKEEGMDLFAQDAEAIQINTDLYPESDGTLTQETCLIGEDGGVGAPQQGSQPLRQPRKRRLPGGDPWRLRLDYLVAYGPQGQDTFCMVCSQVLHETKVSSFRRHIKECHPETTTLSRQEREAMAAAWTKDYSSEDMQTEDEINLREATTGETCEDACPDITTPSKTVKKEEGVGGRRVKVKDSSNAATPSRHSHYPGKDQRRNYQVRWRMEYLMDYDCRRHGLICIVCGATLATLKVSTIKRHIQQVHPHSLDYNPEEKQQAMLSYNQIALHFTHSDDCFSSQDHGHTELAPTPAHFGT